A stretch of DNA from Electrophorus electricus isolate fEleEle1 chromosome 18, fEleEle1.pri, whole genome shotgun sequence:
GTAACAGTAAAATTAGCGTAAGTTTATTTCTCACTCTTCACTCCAGGATTCAGAAAAGGGTGGAATCGAAGGACATCTGGATGGATTCCCAGATAGGCATTAGGGATTGAATGTATTAGGAATGATTTTACAAAGGGTTGACCTAGAACTGGAAGGCTCTAAGCTGAAGCATTTTACCTCGGATCATTGCTGTCATGCTAATGATGAAGTTATTCTTTCCCAGCAGGCCCTACAGGGGGCAGTGCAACAAACCAGCCTCATATACTCTCACTAACCAGTGTTCAGATGTCTGCACAGCTACATCATCagtgttaaaaaaacacttacAGTTAGCCAACTggaaaaacatgaataattaattaatttcagatATACTcaatgaaataattaaacacTGGGGCTTTTGTGGAGGTTTTGAGGTTAAAAATATATTGGAATTCATCAGAGATAAATTAATAATTGAttcttctttttgtgtgtgttttgtttcattggGTTCTGTTTGGCCTTACACTTTCAGAATATGTTTAGCTTGCTGTTTCTAtacattctgtttctgtttttgttcgaCTCTCCGGGAAATCTATTGCCTACAATTTCAATCAGTTTAAATTCTCAATTTACATTCTACTCTTAACTATTTGTTGACCTAATCGCTATACCCAgttcaatctatctatctatctatctatctatctatctatctatctatctatctatctatctatctatctatctatctatctatctatctatctatctatctatctatctatctatctaataatttattatagtCTATTTCTCACTATCTTCTGACTTAAATCcaatgttattctgttattctaATCTCCCCTTTTAACTTCTGTGGCCTCCAAATGGATTTTTACTACCACTAGTCGCCATTAGAAGCTCATTGATTGATATTACATAGCAAAGGACGTACCAAAAACCGAGTGCTGGAATGTACAGCAATATTTGGTTTGGTATAATTTGTTAAGGAAATCTCAATCTACTGGCCACAAACAATGTATGTCAAtctttataattaaaaaaaaaaagaaaaagatcaacatcatcatcaaaaaATGTAAGGTACTTAATGTCAGTAATAAACCATTCTATTTGAAGGCTGAATCTCATACTCTGACACAATTCATGCCTAGGTTTGTATTGCCAAGAATGTTCAAAAAATGATTAACAGATGCTGttagtatgtatttaaataatagCTATTCCTGGAACTCTTTGTCTCCTatacagcgagagagagaaagtctaAGCATTAATTGTCCCTGTAGCACAATGTGAAGGACTGTTATTTGGTATTTCCAAACCCCTAAtttcccacccacacacccctcacttcCTCCTCTAATCTTTCAGACATGACTGAATGCTGGATTCCTCATCATGCACCATTCCTCCCTCCTTCACTGCTCTCCtgatctgttcttttttttctggaagCGGCGGAACTGGCTCTGGATGGCCAGGGctgccttctctgtctctggagCATCCAGATCGATGTCGATCTCCTCCTCGGCATCCTGTGCAGGGGGCTTGGTTGAGCTGCCAGCAGGCTTTGCCTTGGTGCCTGTGGATCACATGGCACGTGGTATAAATAACATCACTTAGTGTCCCTCTTTTGGCCACAGGTTATGGACCACATGCTCTTCGAAACGAGGCATTTTGGTCATCATCAGTGTACATAAACATCGCACCATGTCTTAATGCAATAATGTGGCAAAAATCCATATTATCTGTATAAATATCAGCATGCTTCTCCTGCACCTGAAGGGCTTTTTTTGCTTAAGCTGTGAGAGTTGTTGTAGCTACTGCATCTCTTTCTGCTCTGGGGTGGGTGTATTAACAGATGCAGGGCTTTACAATTGCAAAAGAAAACTGTACCAAGTTAATGTAGCAACCTATCCTTCCTGAAAATCttatacatgtctgtgtgttggtatgcGTGTGTAATAGTGAGTCTCCTATTAATCCTATCTTTACTGAATCCCTGGGATGTAAACATGCCTTctcaacacatttt
This window harbors:
- the pcp4l1 gene encoding Purkinje cell protein 4-like protein 1 translates to MSELQSRSSDLLSSTQEPAPDGKGTKAKPAGSSTKPPAQDAEEEIDIDLDAPETEKAALAIQSQFRRFQKKKNRSGEQ